The segment CGAGTCGCGCGACGAGACCGTGTCGCGCACGATCGACGTGCCCGGCATCGCCACCCTCTCCACAGGCCTCACCACGCTCGTGCTCGCGCTCGTGGAGGGCAACGCCTGGGGCTGGGGCTCGGCCCGGATCGTGGCGCTCCTGGCCGTCGCGCTCGTGGCGCTCCCGGGGTTCGTGCTCGTCGAGCGGCGAGTGAGCAAGGTGCCGATGGTGGACTTCAGCTTCTTCCGCTCGCGCACCTTCCTGGGCGCCAACACGGTCGGCTTCATCGTTTCGTTCGCGATGCTCGCGATGTTCTTCTTCCTCGCGCTCTACATGCAGAACATCCTCGGCTACTCGGCGCTCCAGGCCGGGGTGAGGTTCCTGCCGACAACGCTGGTGATCATGATCACCGCACCCTTGGCCGGTCGCCTCTCCGACCGGATCGGGCCGCGCTGGCCGATCGTCGTCGGCATGTCGGCGGTCGCCCTCTCGCTCTACATGTTTTCCGGAGTTGAAGTCGGCACGACCTTCTCCGGCCTGTGGCTCAGCTTCATGATCCTCGGCTTCGGCATCGGCCTGACCATGTCGCCGATGTCAACCGCGGCGATGAACGCAGTGGCCACGACCAAGGCCGGGGTGGCATCCGGCGTCCTGTCGATGTTCCGAATGATCGGCGGCACCTTCGGCGTGGCCGCCCTCGGGGCGTTCTTCCAGAACCAGGCCCAGGTCACGCTGGACCAGTCGCTTTCCGGTCAGACGGGACTGACCGCCTCCGAACGGGCGGATTTCGCCCATCAGCTGACCGGGGGCGCGCCACACCTCGACGGGATGTCCCAGGCCCAGGCGGCAAAGCTGACCGTGGCCGGCCACGAAGCCTTCGTCTACGGCCTGAGCCACGCCATGGTGCTGTCAGTCGGGCTCGCGGTAATCGGCGTATTCGTAGCTCTGGTGCTGATCCGGGGCCATGGGGCTTCGGTCGACACCGAACCGGTGGCTTCGATCGATGCCGAACCCGCGGCCGCGCGCCAGGAACCGGACCGCGTTCCCGAAGCGGCAGCATCCGTCGCATAACCCGTCGTGCCGGAGTGACCGCTGACCGTTCCGGCTATTCTTTGTCGCCGCCCTCGTCCCCGGGCCAATCATTCAAGGAGATATTCGTGCGTCCCCTCACCACCTTCGACTCGTCCCACCGGTTCAGCCGCAAGCTGATTTCCGGCATCGCCGTTCTGACCGGCATCGTCGCCCTCACTGCCGGCACTGCGACTGCCACGGCGGCCTCGTCGGCCACCCCGCCGGTCGCCAAGTCCAAGGTGGCCATCAAGCCTTTCGGCCTGAAGCACGGCAAAGCCAAGATCATGGACAAGGTCGCGGTCGGCGGCAACGTGCGTCCGTTCCGGGCCAACCAGCGGGTCCGGGTCTATTTCTTCCACAACGGCCACAAGTACCACTCGCGCAGCGTCAAGCTGAAGCGCGGCAAGGGCAACTACGGCACCTTCCGCACCAGTCTGATCACCAAAAAGGGCGGCAAGTATGCCGTCCAGGCCAAGTACTTCGGCAAGCGCGGCAACGACCCGGTCGGTCGTGATTCGACCGAGCGCAAGTCCTGGGGCGTGCGATATGTCGCCATTGGACAGGGTTTCTGTGGCCGGATTGTCAAAGGCTTCCGCAAGGCCTTGAACCGGCTCCACCTGGTGCCGTCGCAGGGCAAGTGCTTCGACGGCCAGATGGACCGGGCCGTGCTTGCCTACCGCAAGCTGAACGACTACGCCAGGAACTCCCGTGCCTCGAAGGGCATCGTCAAGCGCATCTTCAACAGGAAGGGCGGGTACCACGTGCGCCGTCCCGGGCTCGGCAACCACGGCATCCACGTCGAGGCGCCACTCTCGAAGCAGGTTTTGGTCTTCGCCAAGAAGGGCAAGCCGACGGCCATCTTCCCGATCGCCAGCGGCAAGTCCTCTACGCCGACGATTCTCGGCACCTTCAGCTTCTACATGAAGGACGCCGGCTACAACTCGCACGGCATGTACTACTCGTCTTACTTCATCCGTGGTTATGCGACCCATGGTTACGCCGACGTCCCGGACTACCCGGCCAGCCACGGCTGCCTGCGCACCTTCATCGCCGACCAGCCGCGGATCTACAACATGACCAAGATCGGCATGCCGATCTACGTCTTCGGCAACGCCTTCCGTTCAGCCGATCCGTTCAGTCGGGAGTTGCCCGGTGGCGGCAACGGCGTCGACCTCGGACCGACCGGCGGACTCGATCCGGCCGCGCCCCACAGCGCGGACTGATTCCGGTTCGACCTGAATCTCGACCGGCCCGGGCAACCGGGCCGGTCCGGCAACGTAGCCAAACGCTGAAGTGGCAATGAAAGTCGTGGATAATCGCGCACTTTCATCGCCAGTTCACCGGTGGGCGGGGGCACGCAGGCCGTGCTGATCCTGTTGCCGCCCTCGGAGGGCAAGCACGAGCCAGTGGATGGCCCGCCGCTGGACCTGGGCGGCCTGGCGTTCTCGCCGGGTCTCGACCGCCCACGCGAGCGCCTGGTCCGGGCGCTCGAGAAGCTCGGCGACCGGCCGGTCAGGAAGGCGATTCAGGTGATGGACATATCGCCGGGGCTGGCCGGCGACATCGCCCTCAACGCGAAGATCCGTTCGGCGCCGACGGCACCCGCCCGCGAGGTCTATTCCGGGGTGCTCTACGAGCGGCTCGGGCTGGCCGGCCTGGGCAAGCGCGCATCGCAGCGGGCCGACCGGCACCTGCTGATCAGCAGTGCGCTCTGGGGCATGACCCGGCCCGCCGACCTGATTCCGTATTACCGGCTCTCGATGAAGCCGAAACTCGCACGGGTGGGTGGCCTCGGCGCGCTCTGGCGGGAACCGCTGGCGAAGGCCATGGCCGGCAGCGGCTTCGACGAGCCGGGCGAGATCGTGCTCGACATGCGCTCGGGTTCGTACAGCTCGCTCTGGCGGCCGCGTCACGCCCGGCTGGTTGCCGTGCGTGGCTTCACGGAGACTGGAGGGCAACGCAAGGCGATCTCGCACATGGCGAAGTCGATCCGTGGTGATGTCGCCAGGGTGGTCCTCGAAGCGGCGAGTCTGCCCGCCGATGTGGACGGAGTCGCGGACCTCGTCAGCCGTGCGGGAATGCGGGTCGAGACGGGTGATTCGACCCTGGACGTGATCGAGGCCGGATGAGGCCCGCCGGACCTTATGATCGCTGGACATGCCCCGCTTGAATCTCAGTCTCGGCAGTAAAGGAACGCGGGTCCGGGCCAACCGGATCAAGGCGCTCGCGGGCGGCTGCGTACTCGTGGTCATCTCCATGTTCGCGGGGCTGATGGTCGGGTCGGCCTCGAATGCCGATCAGAGCGACCCGGACGCGCAGGTCGCCTTTCTGGTCGACAGGCTGAGCGATCACGAGCTGGCCGGGCAGCGCGTCATCGCGACCTTCCATGGCACTTCGGTCCCGCGGGTCATCAAGCGCGGGATCAGGGGCGGACGGCTCGGCGGGGTGGTGCTCTTCGCCGACAACGTGCCCTCGCGCGCCGCGGCCCGCTCGCTGACCCGCCAGCTCCAGAAGATCAGGCGCCCATCCGGTCTCCGCAAGTACCCGCTGCCGATCATGATCGACCAGGAGGGCGGGCTGGTGAAGCGCCTGTCCGGGGCTCCTACGGCGTCGGCCGAGGCGATGGGCCGGCGCGGCCCGAGCTTCTCC is part of the Thermoleophilia bacterium genome and harbors:
- a CDS encoding MFS transporter, producing the protein ESRDETVSRTIDVPGIATLSTGLTTLVLALVEGNAWGWGSARIVALLAVALVALPGFVLVERRVSKVPMVDFSFFRSRTFLGANTVGFIVSFAMLAMFFFLALYMQNILGYSALQAGVRFLPTTLVIMITAPLAGRLSDRIGPRWPIVVGMSAVALSLYMFSGVEVGTTFSGLWLSFMILGFGIGLTMSPMSTAAMNAVATTKAGVASGVLSMFRMIGGTFGVAALGAFFQNQAQVTLDQSLSGQTGLTASERADFAHQLTGGAPHLDGMSQAQAAKLTVAGHEAFVYGLSHAMVLSVGLAVIGVFVALVLIRGHGASVDTEPVASIDAEPAAARQEPDRVPEAAASVA
- a CDS encoding L,D-transpeptidase → MRPLTTFDSSHRFSRKLISGIAVLTGIVALTAGTATATAASSATPPVAKSKVAIKPFGLKHGKAKIMDKVAVGGNVRPFRANQRVRVYFFHNGHKYHSRSVKLKRGKGNYGTFRTSLITKKGGKYAVQAKYFGKRGNDPVGRDSTERKSWGVRYVAIGQGFCGRIVKGFRKALNRLHLVPSQGKCFDGQMDRAVLAYRKLNDYARNSRASKGIVKRIFNRKGGYHVRRPGLGNHGIHVEAPLSKQVLVFAKKGKPTAIFPIASGKSSTPTILGTFSFYMKDAGYNSHGMYYSSYFIRGYATHGYADVPDYPASHGCLRTFIADQPRIYNMTKIGMPIYVFGNAFRSADPFSRELPGGGNGVDLGPTGGLDPAAPHSAD
- the yaaA gene encoding peroxide stress protein YaaA, whose translation is MGGGTQAVLILLPPSEGKHEPVDGPPLDLGGLAFSPGLDRPRERLVRALEKLGDRPVRKAIQVMDISPGLAGDIALNAKIRSAPTAPAREVYSGVLYERLGLAGLGKRASQRADRHLLISSALWGMTRPADLIPYYRLSMKPKLARVGGLGALWREPLAKAMAGSGFDEPGEIVLDMRSGSYSSLWRPRHARLVAVRGFTETGGQRKAISHMAKSIRGDVARVVLEAASLPADVDGVADLVSRAGMRVETGDSTLDVIEAG